From Pontibacter actiniarum, a single genomic window includes:
- the purL gene encoding phosphoribosylformylglycinamidine synthase subunit PurL has protein sequence MNVEQQLTTVETAQKLGLLEEEFERIKQILGRTPNFTELSIFSVMWSEHCSYKNSIVWLKTLPKDSPRMLAKAGEENAGLVDIGDGYACSFKIESHNHPSAIEPYQGAATGVGGINRDIFTMGARPIAQLNSLRFGNPRSEKTQRLLRGVVKGIGDYGNAFGIPTVGGELFFDECYNINPLVNAFSAGIVKVGETASATSYGVGNPVFIVGSATGKDGIHGAAFASKDITEDSAKDLPSVQVGDPFQEKLLLEATLEIIQSGHVIGMQDMGAAGITCSTSEMSAKGEHGMDIWLDKVPTRQKNMLPFEILLSESQERMLIVMKKGYEQTIKDICDKWDLYCEQIGVVTEGGMLRYYQDGELVAEVPADDLVLGGGAPVYHREYREPAYYAEAKKFNIDQVQEPEDYQAVADFLTTHPNIASKRWVYRQYDSMVGTATMTTNAPSDAAIVKVKGTDKSIAVTVDCNSRYVYSDPEEGTAIAVAEAARNIVCSGAEPVAITNCLNFGNPYVPEVYWHFVGAIKGMGKACEAFGTPVTGGNVSFYNQSSDEGPVFPTPTIGMLGILENKDNKMTLAFQNAGDLIYMIGDARNDIASSEYVYSYHQIKLTPAPYFNMDEELKLQASVKEVIGQKLVNSVHDVADGGLYIALLESAMPKELGFDIETDKNFRKDAFLFGESQSRVVVSVAPEKQAAFEEALQNKGMNFTKLGTVTGHDCHIDGALFGGISVAKKHYDTALEQILD, from the coding sequence ATAAACGTGGAACAACAACTCACTACAGTAGAAACAGCCCAGAAGCTTGGCCTTCTGGAAGAGGAATTTGAACGCATCAAACAAATCTTAGGCCGTACGCCAAACTTCACTGAGCTCAGTATCTTCTCGGTAATGTGGTCGGAGCACTGCTCCTACAAAAACTCCATCGTGTGGCTTAAAACCCTGCCAAAGGACTCGCCACGCATGCTGGCAAAGGCCGGGGAAGAAAACGCCGGCCTGGTAGACATCGGCGATGGCTACGCCTGCAGCTTTAAGATCGAGTCTCACAACCACCCGTCCGCCATTGAGCCTTACCAGGGCGCAGCCACGGGTGTGGGAGGCATCAACCGCGACATCTTTACAATGGGGGCCCGCCCGATCGCGCAGCTGAACTCGCTTCGCTTCGGCAACCCGAGGTCGGAGAAAACGCAGCGCCTGCTACGAGGTGTCGTGAAAGGCATCGGCGACTACGGCAACGCGTTCGGCATCCCGACGGTGGGCGGCGAGCTCTTCTTTGACGAGTGCTACAACATCAACCCGCTTGTGAATGCCTTCTCGGCAGGTATCGTAAAAGTAGGCGAAACCGCCTCTGCCACCTCCTACGGTGTCGGCAACCCGGTGTTTATCGTGGGCTCGGCCACCGGCAAGGACGGCATCCACGGTGCTGCCTTCGCCTCGAAAGACATTACCGAAGACTCCGCCAAAGACCTGCCTTCTGTACAGGTAGGCGACCCATTCCAGGAGAAACTGCTGCTGGAGGCGACGCTGGAGATCATCCAGTCGGGCCACGTGATCGGCATGCAGGACATGGGGGCCGCCGGCATCACCTGCTCTACCTCCGAGATGAGCGCCAAGGGCGAGCACGGCATGGACATCTGGCTGGACAAAGTGCCTACGCGCCAGAAGAACATGCTGCCGTTCGAGATCCTGCTTTCCGAAAGCCAGGAGCGCATGCTCATCGTGATGAAGAAAGGCTATGAGCAAACTATAAAAGACATTTGCGACAAGTGGGACCTGTACTGCGAGCAGATCGGCGTGGTGACGGAGGGCGGCATGCTGCGCTACTACCAGGACGGTGAGCTTGTAGCCGAGGTTCCTGCCGACGACCTGGTGTTGGGCGGAGGCGCCCCGGTTTACCACCGCGAGTACCGGGAGCCGGCGTACTATGCCGAAGCGAAGAAGTTTAACATTGACCAGGTGCAGGAGCCGGAGGACTACCAGGCCGTGGCCGACTTCCTGACCACGCACCCAAACATCGCCTCCAAGCGTTGGGTGTACCGCCAGTACGACTCCATGGTAGGCACCGCCACCATGACCACGAACGCCCCGTCTGACGCTGCCATCGTGAAAGTGAAGGGCACCGACAAGTCGATCGCCGTGACCGTGGACTGCAACAGCCGCTACGTGTACTCCGACCCGGAGGAAGGAACGGCGATTGCCGTGGCAGAGGCTGCCCGTAATATCGTATGCTCCGGCGCCGAGCCTGTGGCTATCACCAACTGCCTGAACTTCGGCAACCCGTACGTGCCGGAGGTATACTGGCACTTTGTGGGCGCCATCAAAGGGATGGGCAAAGCCTGCGAAGCGTTCGGCACCCCGGTAACCGGCGGCAACGTGAGCTTCTACAACCAGTCATCAGACGAGGGCCCGGTGTTCCCGACCCCGACCATCGGCATGCTGGGCATCCTGGAGAACAAGGACAACAAGATGACGCTGGCTTTCCAGAACGCCGGCGACCTTATCTATATGATCGGCGACGCCAGAAACGACATCGCCTCTTCCGAGTACGTGTACTCCTACCACCAGATAAAGCTTACCCCTGCCCCATACTTTAACATGGACGAGGAGCTGAAGCTGCAGGCGAGCGTGAAGGAAGTGATCGGTCAGAAGCTGGTAAACTCGGTGCACGACGTGGCGGACGGCGGTTTATACATCGCGCTGCTGGAGTCTGCCATGCCGAAAGAGCTGGGCTTCGACATCGAGACAGATAAAAATTTCAGAAAAGACGCATTTTTATTTGGCGAGAGCCAGAGCCGCGTAGTTGTTTCTGTTGCGCCGGAAAAACAGGCCGCCTTTGAGGAAGCGCTTCAAAATAAGGGCATGAATTTCACAAAGTTAGGCACTGTTACAGGCCATGACTGCCACATCGACGGCGCTCTTTTCGGAGGCATCTCGGTAGCCAAAAAGCACTATGACACGGCGCTGGAGCAGATTTTAGACTAA
- the atpD gene encoding F0F1 ATP synthase subunit beta has translation MANIGRITQVIGPVVDVSFVGENSKLPNILDALQVTKDNGQVVVLEVQNHLGEDRVRTIAMDSTEGLTRGAEVVDLGGPIKMPTGEGIKGRLFNVIGEAIDGIPQPVSTGGLPIHRPAPRFEDLATSSEVLYTGIKVIDLIEPYAKGGKIGLFGGAGVGKTVLIQELINNIAKAHGGLSVFAGVGERTREGNDLLREMIEAGIVRYGAEFLESLEHGGWDLSKVNQEELKESKATFVFGQMNEPPGARARVALSGLTMAEYYRDGEPGSSDAGRDILFFVDNIFRFTQAGSEVSALLGRMPSAVGYQPTLATEMGAMQERITSTKRGSITSVQAVYVPADDLTDPAPATTFAHLDATTVLSRKISELGIYPAVDPLDSTSRILTPDVVGDEHYNTAQRVKEILQRYKELQDIIAILGMDELSDEDKLVVHRARRVQRFLSQPFHVAEQFTGLKGVLVDIKDTIKGFNEIMDGKYDHLPESAFNLVGTIEDAVAKGEKMMAEAK, from the coding sequence ATGGCAAATATTGGCAGAATTACCCAGGTTATCGGTCCAGTGGTGGACGTTAGCTTTGTGGGTGAAAACTCTAAGCTACCAAATATTCTGGATGCCCTTCAGGTGACGAAAGACAACGGCCAGGTAGTAGTGCTGGAAGTTCAGAATCACTTGGGTGAGGACCGCGTGCGTACCATTGCGATGGACTCTACAGAAGGCCTTACTCGTGGCGCTGAAGTAGTTGACTTGGGTGGCCCAATCAAAATGCCGACAGGCGAAGGCATTAAAGGTCGCCTTTTCAATGTGATCGGCGAAGCCATTGACGGTATTCCGCAGCCAGTGAGCACAGGTGGTCTTCCTATCCACCGACCTGCGCCTCGCTTCGAAGACCTTGCTACTTCTTCTGAAGTTCTTTATACAGGTATCAAAGTAATCGACCTGATCGAGCCTTATGCAAAAGGTGGTAAAATCGGTCTTTTCGGTGGTGCCGGTGTAGGTAAAACCGTATTGATCCAGGAGCTGATCAACAACATCGCGAAAGCACACGGCGGTCTTTCTGTATTTGCCGGTGTAGGTGAGCGTACACGTGAGGGTAACGACTTACTTCGTGAGATGATCGAGGCTGGTATCGTGCGCTACGGCGCTGAGTTCCTTGAGTCGCTGGAGCACGGTGGCTGGGATCTTTCCAAAGTAAATCAGGAAGAACTGAAGGAGTCTAAGGCGACCTTCGTCTTCGGCCAGATGAACGAGCCTCCTGGGGCGCGTGCACGTGTGGCGCTTTCCGGTCTTACAATGGCGGAGTACTACCGCGATGGTGAGCCAGGCTCAAGCGACGCCGGCCGTGACATCCTGTTCTTCGTAGATAACATCTTCCGCTTCACGCAGGCGGGTTCTGAGGTGTCGGCCCTTCTGGGGCGTATGCCATCTGCGGTAGGTTACCAGCCAACGCTGGCAACTGAAATGGGTGCCATGCAGGAGCGCATCACGTCTACAAAGCGTGGTTCCATTACATCCGTGCAGGCCGTTTACGTACCTGCGGATGACTTGACTGACCCGGCTCCGGCAACTACGTTTGCCCACCTGGATGCTACTACCGTACTTTCCCGTAAAATCTCCGAGCTTGGTATCTACCCTGCGGTAGACCCTCTGGATTCTACATCACGTATCCTGACGCCAGACGTTGTTGGTGACGAGCACTACAACACAGCGCAGCGTGTGAAAGAGATCCTGCAGCGCTACAAAGAGCTTCAGGACATCATCGCCATCCTGGGTATGGACGAGCTTTCTGACGAGGATAAACTGGTGGTACACAGAGCGCGCCGTGTGCAGCGTTTCCTGTCTCAGCCGTTCCACGTAGCAGAGCAGTTCACAGGCCTGAAAGGTGTGCTTGTTGATATCAAAGACACCATCAAAGGCTTCAACGAGATCATGGACGGTAAGTATGACCACCTTCCGGAGTCAGCCTTCAACCTGGTAGGTACCATTGAAGACGCTGTTGCCAAAGGTGAGAAAATGATGGCCGAAGCAAAATAG
- the atpC gene encoding ATP synthase F1 subunit epsilon: protein MYLEIITPDKKVYAGEVESAKFPGANGSFEVLDQHAPLISTLDRGSIRITTSKGQEFFTVDGGVVEVLNNKIIVLAESVTE, encoded by the coding sequence ATGTATTTAGAGATAATCACACCTGATAAAAAGGTTTATGCCGGTGAGGTAGAGTCTGCTAAGTTCCCGGGAGCCAACGGCTCTTTCGAGGTACTCGACCAGCACGCTCCCCTTATCAGCACGCTCGATAGAGGAAGCATCCGTATCACTACCAGCAAAGGCCAGGAGTTTTTTACCGTAGACGGTGGTGTGGTAGAAGTGCTGAACAACAAGATCATTGTACTCGCTGAGTCAGTGACGGAGTAA
- a CDS encoding serine hydrolase, which translates to MKTATQARCLLALLTLLLGSFASAGAQPLSSQEIDTLVARTMRTFQVPGISVAVVKDGKVAHMKGYGVRSLNSGEPTDEHTLFGVASNSKAFTAASIGMLVEEGKLKWDDKVIDYIPEFRLYNDYVTEEFTIRDLLTHRSGLGLGAGDLMIFPDGNDFTLNDLLRNMQHLKPVSAFRTKYDYDNLLYIIAGEVVARVSGMSWPAFAEKRIMQPLGMARSAASFGRLKDISNTIDAHAIVEGKLQVIDRYNLPLTDAAGGIYTSAHDLSKWLVMLMNNGKYGPAPQQSLLSEEVIQEQWTPQTIIPFRGSSTFNTHFKSYGLGWFLNDAKGYKEVSHTGGLAGMVSQVTMLPELHLGIIVLTNQQNGQAFQAITNTIKQAYLGMESKDWVEYYREEEAEYLAEAKAITDKTWLEVNANLKNKRKRVAFEPYTGTFGDKWFGEIQVYKKNNRLWLQSKRSPKLHGEMLYYKDSTFVVKWDDRRMEADAFVRYSPGLSGITMEAVSPLTDFSYDFHDLDFRRVAEARSSTSGAR; encoded by the coding sequence ATGAAAACAGCCACACAAGCCCGCTGCCTCTTGGCGCTGCTCACGCTACTCCTGGGCAGTTTTGCTTCGGCAGGCGCGCAGCCACTTAGCTCACAGGAGATCGACACCCTTGTGGCGCGGACCATGAGAACCTTTCAGGTGCCGGGTATTTCCGTAGCAGTGGTCAAGGATGGTAAGGTGGCGCACATGAAGGGCTACGGCGTGCGTTCGCTCAACTCAGGGGAGCCAACAGACGAGCACACGCTTTTCGGGGTGGCCTCCAACAGCAAGGCGTTTACCGCGGCCTCCATTGGCATGCTGGTGGAGGAGGGCAAGCTGAAGTGGGACGACAAGGTGATCGATTACATCCCTGAGTTCCGCCTCTACAACGACTATGTTACGGAGGAGTTTACCATCCGGGACCTGCTAACGCACCGGAGCGGCCTCGGCCTCGGCGCCGGCGACCTCATGATCTTCCCGGACGGGAACGACTTTACCCTGAATGACCTCCTGCGCAACATGCAGCACCTGAAGCCTGTCTCGGCCTTCAGGACAAAGTATGATTACGATAACCTGCTGTACATAATCGCAGGCGAGGTAGTGGCAAGGGTATCGGGTATGAGTTGGCCGGCGTTTGCCGAGAAGCGCATTATGCAGCCGCTGGGCATGGCACGCAGCGCCGCCAGCTTCGGCAGGCTGAAGGACATTTCCAACACCATAGATGCCCATGCCATTGTGGAGGGAAAGCTACAGGTAATCGACCGCTACAACCTGCCGCTAACAGACGCCGCCGGAGGTATCTACACCAGCGCCCACGACCTGAGCAAATGGCTCGTCATGCTGATGAACAACGGGAAGTATGGCCCTGCGCCTCAGCAAAGCCTGCTGTCAGAAGAAGTGATACAGGAGCAATGGACACCACAGACCATCATCCCTTTCAGAGGCAGCAGCACCTTTAACACGCATTTTAAGTCCTACGGGCTCGGCTGGTTCCTCAACGACGCCAAGGGCTACAAAGAAGTAAGCCACACAGGCGGCCTGGCAGGTATGGTTAGCCAGGTAACCATGCTGCCGGAGCTGCACCTGGGCATTATCGTACTGACAAACCAGCAGAACGGGCAGGCGTTCCAGGCCATCACCAATACCATTAAGCAGGCCTACCTGGGCATGGAGAGCAAAGACTGGGTGGAGTACTACAGGGAGGAGGAAGCGGAGTACCTGGCAGAGGCCAAAGCCATAACCGATAAAACCTGGCTGGAGGTAAACGCCAACCTGAAAAACAAAAGGAAAAGAGTGGCTTTCGAGCCCTACACCGGCACGTTTGGGGATAAGTGGTTTGGGGAGATACAGGTATACAAAAAGAACAACAGGCTATGGCTGCAGTCTAAGCGCTCCCCTAAACTGCACGGCGAAATGCTCTACTACAAAGACAGTACCTTCGTCGTGAAGTGGGATGACCGCAGAATGGAGGCCGATGCGTTTGTCAGGTACTCCCCTGGCCTCTCGGGAATAACCATGGAGGCAGTATCGCCGCTTACGGACTTTAGCTACGACTTCCACGACCTGGACTTCCGCAGGGTGGCGGAGGCCCGAAGCTCTACAAGCGGCGCCCGGTAA
- a CDS encoding trans-sulfuration enzyme family protein, with translation MPHIHPKTTPIYQTSVFAFDDLNALEQYFEQPGQSYMYTRYGNPNTDELAQEVNKLEKGAGAVVTSSGMSAILAAVLAVCKAGDHVLCAEEIYGGSSSLLSQEMTRIGVDVTFVPTADTYTLGSYVRPNTRLLLAETVSNPLLQVLDVARLAQETKRQGIKLVIDNTFATPVLTRPLELGADTVIHSVTKYLSGHSDVTAGVVVCKEQEDLQRVQRVMMVYGLNLSPFEGWLAARGLKTLRLRMRQHCSNALEIAEYLERHPKVEKVWYPGLEEHPQHELAKRQGQGMFGGMLSFRIKDETEAVNRFMQALPSIPFAPSLAGVNTSVSYPLGTSHRALSTEQQEKMGITVGVIRFSVGIEEPEELIAELETALAAV, from the coding sequence ATGCCGCACATCCATCCCAAAACCACCCCGATTTACCAGACCTCAGTATTTGCGTTTGATGACCTGAACGCACTGGAGCAGTATTTTGAGCAGCCGGGGCAGAGCTACATGTACACGCGCTACGGCAACCCCAACACGGATGAGCTGGCGCAGGAGGTAAACAAGCTGGAAAAAGGGGCAGGGGCCGTGGTGACCTCATCGGGGATGTCGGCTATTCTGGCGGCGGTGCTGGCGGTTTGCAAGGCCGGCGACCATGTGCTGTGTGCCGAGGAGATTTACGGCGGCTCGTCCTCCCTGCTCTCCCAGGAGATGACCCGCATCGGGGTGGATGTAACGTTTGTGCCCACAGCGGATACCTATACGCTAGGGAGCTACGTGCGCCCGAACACGCGCCTGCTACTGGCCGAAACAGTAAGCAACCCGCTGCTGCAGGTGCTCGACGTGGCAAGGCTGGCCCAGGAAACGAAGCGGCAGGGAATTAAGCTTGTGATCGACAACACCTTTGCCACCCCGGTACTGACCCGGCCACTGGAACTGGGTGCCGATACCGTTATCCACAGCGTGACCAAATACCTGTCCGGACACAGCGATGTAACGGCGGGCGTGGTGGTTTGCAAAGAGCAGGAGGACCTGCAGCGGGTGCAGAGAGTAATGATGGTGTACGGGCTGAACCTTAGCCCCTTCGAGGGCTGGCTGGCTGCACGGGGCCTGAAGACACTGCGCCTGCGCATGAGGCAGCACTGCAGCAACGCCCTGGAAATAGCCGAATACCTTGAGCGCCACCCCAAGGTGGAGAAGGTGTGGTACCCGGGCCTGGAGGAGCACCCGCAGCATGAGTTGGCAAAGCGCCAGGGGCAGGGGATGTTCGGGGGCATGTTGAGCTTCCGGATCAAAGATGAGACGGAGGCGGTTAACCGTTTTATGCAGGCGCTGCCAAGTATACCTTTCGCCCCGTCGCTTGCCGGTGTAAACACCTCTGTTTCTTACCCACTGGGTACGTCGCATCGCGCTCTGAGCACGGAGCAGCAGGAAAAGATGGGCATCACGGTGGGGGTGATCCGCTTTTCGGTGGGAATAGAGGAGCCGGAGGAGCTGATAGCAGAACTGGAGACGGCGCTCGCGGCAGTATAA
- a CDS encoding DegT/DnrJ/EryC1/StrS family aminotransferase — MLYRPGRISLSVPHMGGHEKNYVQKALEDNWVTTAGPNLPGFEHDICQHTNSRHAVALSSGTATIHLALRVLGVQPGDEVLCSTFTFVASANPILYLGAQPVFVESEPDTWNMCPETLHKAIASRLRLGKRPAAILLVHLYGMPAKMKEIMAVAQEFGIPVVEDAAEALGSRYGGHQVGTFGRIGVFSFNGNKIITTSGGGALITEDEQLAEQARFLSTQAKDPAPYYQHSQMGYNYRMSNISAGIGRGQMEVLEKRVKQRREIHTFYRNQLGHIEGLEFLPEPKACFSNRWLTTVLLPAPHTPESIRLALEEENIETRPLWKPMHLQPLFEHHPYEGDNLSGKLFERGLCLPSSSSLTDEELDKVVKHLKRLLEVT, encoded by the coding sequence ATGCTTTACAGGCCAGGACGTATTTCCCTTTCGGTGCCGCACATGGGCGGGCACGAGAAAAACTATGTGCAGAAAGCGCTGGAGGATAACTGGGTAACCACCGCCGGGCCTAACCTGCCCGGCTTTGAACACGACATCTGCCAGCACACCAACTCCCGCCATGCCGTGGCCCTCAGCTCCGGCACGGCGACTATTCACCTGGCCCTGCGCGTGCTGGGCGTACAGCCCGGCGACGAGGTGCTCTGCTCCACCTTTACCTTTGTAGCCTCAGCAAACCCTATTTTATACCTGGGGGCGCAGCCTGTTTTTGTGGAGAGTGAGCCCGACACGTGGAACATGTGCCCCGAAACGCTGCACAAAGCCATTGCCTCGCGCCTGCGGTTAGGCAAGCGCCCGGCCGCCATCCTGCTGGTGCACCTTTACGGCATGCCTGCTAAGATGAAGGAAATCATGGCGGTGGCGCAGGAGTTTGGGATACCGGTGGTGGAAGACGCGGCAGAGGCGCTTGGCTCGCGCTACGGCGGCCACCAGGTGGGTACCTTTGGCCGCATTGGCGTCTTCTCGTTTAACGGCAACAAGATCATCACCACGTCGGGGGGCGGCGCCCTGATAACCGAGGACGAGCAACTGGCTGAGCAGGCAAGATTTCTGTCTACGCAGGCAAAAGACCCCGCTCCCTACTACCAGCACTCGCAGATGGGCTACAATTACCGTATGAGCAACATCAGCGCGGGCATTGGCCGGGGCCAGATGGAGGTGCTGGAGAAGCGCGTGAAGCAGCGCCGCGAGATACACACGTTCTACCGCAACCAGCTCGGGCACATCGAAGGGCTGGAGTTTCTGCCGGAGCCGAAGGCCTGCTTCTCTAACCGCTGGCTAACCACGGTTCTCCTGCCTGCCCCGCACACACCGGAAAGTATACGGCTGGCCCTGGAAGAGGAGAATATCGAAACGCGCCCGCTCTGGAAACCGATGCACCTGCAGCCGCTTTTTGAGCACCACCCGTACGAAGGAGACAACCTGAGCGGCAAGCTGTTTGAACGCGGCCTGTGCCTGCCGAGCAGCAGCAGCCTAACAGACGAAGAGCTCGACAAGGTGGTTAAGCACCTGAAGCGCCTGCTGGAGGTGACGTAG
- the ispE gene encoding 4-(cytidine 5'-diphospho)-2-C-methyl-D-erythritol kinase — MLDFPNAKINLGLYITEKRPDGFHNLQSCFYPVRWTDALEILPSEQEAFDMTGLPVPGNPETNLCLKAYKLLQQDFSLPPVHMHLHKVIPMGAGLGGGSADAAFTLRILNKLFELNLGGDVLENYARQLGSDCAFFVQNKPVIATERGDVFSPVELSLSGYSCVVVYPGIHITTAEAYGSIKPETPTCDMAMLLKQEVKVWREVLKNDFEAALFPKYPELPQVKEKLYEAGAAYASMTGSGSAVYGLFKGEAPESLLFPDHYTVWKGLL, encoded by the coding sequence ATGCTTGACTTCCCAAACGCTAAAATAAACCTTGGCCTGTACATTACGGAAAAGCGGCCGGACGGCTTCCACAACCTGCAGTCTTGCTTTTACCCGGTGCGCTGGACCGATGCCCTGGAGATTCTGCCTTCGGAGCAGGAAGCCTTTGACATGACGGGCCTGCCGGTGCCGGGGAACCCTGAGACCAACCTTTGCCTGAAGGCCTACAAGCTGCTGCAGCAGGACTTTAGCCTGCCACCCGTGCACATGCACCTGCACAAGGTTATTCCGATGGGGGCAGGGCTTGGCGGAGGGTCTGCCGATGCCGCCTTTACGCTGCGCATCCTGAACAAGCTGTTTGAGCTAAACCTGGGGGGGGATGTGCTGGAGAACTATGCGCGCCAGCTAGGCTCCGACTGTGCCTTTTTTGTGCAAAACAAGCCGGTGATTGCCACAGAGCGCGGCGATGTGTTCAGCCCTGTGGAGTTGAGCCTGAGTGGCTACAGCTGCGTGGTGGTGTACCCCGGCATCCATATTACCACGGCAGAGGCTTACGGCAGCATTAAACCGGAAACGCCTACCTGCGACATGGCCATGCTGCTGAAGCAGGAGGTGAAAGTATGGCGCGAGGTGCTGAAGAACGATTTCGAGGCGGCCCTGTTTCCGAAGTACCCGGAGCTGCCGCAGGTGAAGGAAAAGCTGTATGAGGCCGGTGCAGCCTATGCCTCCATGACAGGCTCCGGCTCGGCCGTCTACGGCTTGTTCAAAGGCGAAGCACCGGAAAGCTTACTCTTCCCGGACCACTACACCGTCTGGAAGGGGCTGCTTTAG
- a CDS encoding DMT family transporter, with amino-acid sequence MPRLKDFIELHFVIFLWGFTAILGKLISIPAVELVTLRTLIAALALGAVVYRRGTPFWMGRTMALKMLAVGFVIAAHWILFFAAARVASVSICLVGLATCSLWTAFLEPLFNKGRIKPHEIFLALLVIIGLYIIFQNETSFDSVLGISMAIGAALLGSIFTIINANFVKKVPSTTITVYEMAGACLGSVLFFPFYTAFFAEGGALNFGLTTMDWVYLLVLALACTVYAYTASVRLMQRISAYTVNLTVNLEPVYGIILAWIIFNEDEKMSSGFYVGATVILLSVFIYPVLEALERRRKRLKQPLPDGVVVREE; translated from the coding sequence ATGCCACGTCTCAAAGATTTTATCGAGCTCCACTTTGTTATCTTCCTGTGGGGTTTTACGGCCATACTTGGCAAGCTGATCTCCATCCCGGCGGTGGAGCTGGTCACGCTGCGCACCCTTATTGCCGCACTGGCGCTGGGGGCGGTGGTGTACCGGCGCGGCACGCCTTTCTGGATGGGCCGTACCATGGCGCTAAAGATGCTGGCGGTGGGTTTCGTTATCGCGGCGCACTGGATCCTTTTCTTTGCAGCGGCGCGCGTGGCCTCCGTCTCGATCTGCCTGGTTGGCCTGGCCACCTGCAGCCTCTGGACGGCCTTTCTGGAGCCGCTCTTCAACAAGGGCCGGATAAAGCCGCACGAGATCTTCCTGGCGCTGCTCGTGATCATCGGGCTCTACATCATCTTCCAGAACGAAACCAGCTTCGATAGCGTGCTTGGCATCAGTATGGCCATCGGTGCCGCGCTGCTCGGCTCCATCTTCACGATCATCAATGCCAACTTTGTAAAGAAGGTCCCCTCTACCACTATCACGGTGTATGAGATGGCCGGCGCCTGCCTGGGCTCTGTGCTGTTCTTCCCGTTTTACACGGCGTTCTTTGCAGAGGGAGGTGCGCTAAACTTCGGCCTTACCACCATGGACTGGGTGTACCTGCTGGTGCTGGCCCTGGCCTGCACCGTGTATGCCTACACAGCCTCCGTGCGGCTCATGCAGCGTATCTCTGCCTACACGGTTAACCTGACAGTGAACCTGGAGCCGGTGTACGGCATCATCCTAGCCTGGATCATCTTTAATGAGGACGAGAAGATGTCTTCCGGCTTTTATGTAGGCGCCACGGTTATCCTGCTAAGCGTGTTTATCTACCCGGTGCTCGAAGCCCTCGAGCGGCGCCGGAAAAGGCTAAAGCAGCCCCTTCCAGACGGTGTAGTGGTCCGGGAAGAGTAA
- a CDS encoding LptF/LptG family permease: MKLLDKYILKKFLTTYVFTVLILVSVILVIDFTEKNDDFIKTNPAVSEILFDYYLNLIPFYANMLSPITVFIATVFVTAKLASHTEIVAILSSGISFRRFLVPYIIGASLIGATIFVLIGWVIPNANKESVAFQVKYIKSPFTYDSRNIHIKIGPETYVYMESYNNTAHVGYNFALESIDNTKLKRKLSTNSISWNAEKEKWHIDRYTLRTFDGEKETIFKGANLDTTLNLRPKDFESTYRLEQTLTLTQLNDYINEKIERGADDIEIYLIEKYERFSYPFAIVILTVIGVIVSARKARGGVGFQIALGFFLAFIFIIFVITSRSLAQVGDIAPQIAAWIPTIVFTGIGFLLYRYVPR, from the coding sequence GTGAAGCTCCTCGACAAATACATCTTAAAGAAGTTCCTGACCACGTACGTGTTCACGGTGCTGATACTGGTGTCCGTTATCCTTGTGATTGACTTCACAGAGAAGAACGACGACTTTATCAAAACCAACCCGGCCGTCAGCGAGATACTCTTTGACTATTACCTGAACCTGATCCCCTTCTATGCGAACATGCTCAGCCCGATCACGGTGTTTATTGCCACCGTGTTTGTTACAGCCAAGCTGGCCTCGCATACCGAGATTGTGGCCATCCTGAGCAGCGGGATTAGCTTCAGGCGGTTTCTGGTGCCTTACATCATCGGGGCTTCTCTGATCGGAGCGACCATCTTTGTGCTTATCGGCTGGGTAATTCCCAATGCCAACAAGGAGAGCGTGGCCTTCCAGGTAAAGTACATTAAAAGTCCTTTTACCTACGACAGCCGTAACATCCACATCAAAATAGGGCCTGAAACCTATGTGTACATGGAGAGCTACAACAACACGGCACACGTAGGCTACAACTTCGCCCTGGAAAGCATCGACAACACCAAGCTCAAGCGGAAGCTCAGCACCAACAGCATCTCCTGGAACGCCGAAAAGGAGAAGTGGCACATAGACCGCTACACGCTGCGCACCTTCGATGGCGAGAAGGAAACGATCTTTAAGGGAGCCAACCTCGACACCACCCTCAACCTGCGCCCCAAGGACTTCGAGAGCACCTACAGGCTGGAGCAGACCCTGACCCTGACGCAGCTAAACGACTACATCAACGAAAAGATAGAGCGCGGCGCCGACGACATTGAGATTTACCTCATTGAGAAGTATGAGCGCTTCAGCTACCCGTTTGCCATTGTTATACTTACCGTGATCGGGGTGATTGTGAGTGCCCGCAAGGCGCGCGGTGGCGTAGGCTTTCAGATTGCGCTGGGCTTTTTCCTGGCCTTCATCTTCATTATTTTCGTAATCACGAGCCGCAGTTTAGCGCAGGTTGGCGATATTGCGCCACAAATTGCCGCCTGGATTCCGACCATCGTTTTTACAGGTATAGGGTTTCTGTTGTATCGTTACGTTCCGCGCTAG